A single region of the Gorilla gorilla gorilla isolate KB3781 chromosome 1, NHGRI_mGorGor1-v2.1_pri, whole genome shotgun sequence genome encodes:
- the FCN3 gene encoding ficolin-3 isoform X2, with product MDLLWILPSLWLLLLGGPACLKTQEHPSCPGPRELEASKVVLLPSCPGAPGSPGEKGAPGPQGPPGPPGKMGPKGEPGPRNCRELLSQGATLSGWYHLCLPEGRALPVFCDMDTEGGGWLVFQRRQDGSVDFFRSWSSYRAGFGNQESEFWLGNENLHQLTLQGNWELRVELEDFNGNRTFAHYATFRLLGEVDHYQLALGKFSEGTAGDSLSLHSGRPFTTYDADHDSSNSNCAVIVHGAWWYASCYRSNLNGRYAVSEAAAHKYGIDWASGRGVGHPYRRVRMMLR from the exons ATGGATCTACTGTGGATCCTGCCCTCCCTGTGGCTCCTCCTGCTTGGGGGGCCTGCCTGCCTGAAGACCCAGGAACACCCCAGCTGCCCAG GACCCAGGGAACTGGAAGCCAGCAAAGTTGTCCTCCTGCCCAGTTGTCCCGGAGCTCCAGGAAGTCCTGGGGAGAAGGGAGCCCCAGGTCCTCAAG GGCCACCTGGACCACCAGGCAAGATGGGCCCCAAGGGTGAGCCAG GCCCCAGAAACTGCCGGGAGCTGTTGAGCCAGGGCGCCACCTTGAGCGGCTGGTACCATCTGTGCCTACCTGAAGGCAGGGCCCTCCCAGTCTTTTGTGACATGGACACCGAGGGGGGCGGCTGGCTG GTGTTTCAGAGGCGCCAGGATGGTTCTGTGGATTTCTTCCGCTCTTGGTCCTCCTACAGAGCAGGTTTTGGGAACCAAGAGTCTGAATTCTGGCTGGGAAATGAGAATTTGCACCAGCTTACTCTCCAGG GTAACTGGGAGCTGCGGGTAGAGCTGGAAGACTTTAATGGCAACCGTACTTTCGCCCACTATGCGACCTTCCGCCTCCTCGGTGAGGTAGACCACTACCAGCTGGCACTGGGCAAGTTCTCAGAGGGCACTGCAG GGGATTCCCTGAGCCTCCACAGTGGGAGGCCCTTTACCACCTATGACGCTGACCACGATTCAAGCAACAGCAACTGTGCAGTGATTGTCCACGGTGCCTGGTGGTATGCATCCTGTTACCGATCAAATCTCAATGGTCGCTATGCAGTGTCTGAGGCTGCCGCCCACAAATATGGCATTGACTGGGCCTCAGGCCGTGGTGTGGGCCACCCCTACCGCAGGGTTCGGATGATGCTTCGATAG
- the FCN3 gene encoding ficolin-3 isoform X1, whose translation MDLLWILPSLWLLLLGGPACLKTQEHPSCPGPRELEASKVVLLPSCPGAPGSPGEKGAPGPQGPPGPPGKMGPKGEPGDPVNLLRCQEGPRNCRELLSQGATLSGWYHLCLPEGRALPVFCDMDTEGGGWLVFQRRQDGSVDFFRSWSSYRAGFGNQESEFWLGNENLHQLTLQGNWELRVELEDFNGNRTFAHYATFRLLGEVDHYQLALGKFSEGTAGDSLSLHSGRPFTTYDADHDSSNSNCAVIVHGAWWYASCYRSNLNGRYAVSEAAAHKYGIDWASGRGVGHPYRRVRMMLR comes from the exons ATGGATCTACTGTGGATCCTGCCCTCCCTGTGGCTCCTCCTGCTTGGGGGGCCTGCCTGCCTGAAGACCCAGGAACACCCCAGCTGCCCAG GACCCAGGGAACTGGAAGCCAGCAAAGTTGTCCTCCTGCCCAGTTGTCCCGGAGCTCCAGGAAGTCCTGGGGAGAAGGGAGCCCCAGGTCCTCAAG GGCCACCTGGACCACCAGGCAAGATGGGCCCCAAGGGTGAGCCAG GAGATCCAGTGAACCTGCTCCGGTGCCAGGAAG GCCCCAGAAACTGCCGGGAGCTGTTGAGCCAGGGCGCCACCTTGAGCGGCTGGTACCATCTGTGCCTACCTGAAGGCAGGGCCCTCCCAGTCTTTTGTGACATGGACACCGAGGGGGGCGGCTGGCTG GTGTTTCAGAGGCGCCAGGATGGTTCTGTGGATTTCTTCCGCTCTTGGTCCTCCTACAGAGCAGGTTTTGGGAACCAAGAGTCTGAATTCTGGCTGGGAAATGAGAATTTGCACCAGCTTACTCTCCAGG GTAACTGGGAGCTGCGGGTAGAGCTGGAAGACTTTAATGGCAACCGTACTTTCGCCCACTATGCGACCTTCCGCCTCCTCGGTGAGGTAGACCACTACCAGCTGGCACTGGGCAAGTTCTCAGAGGGCACTGCAG GGGATTCCCTGAGCCTCCACAGTGGGAGGCCCTTTACCACCTATGACGCTGACCACGATTCAAGCAACAGCAACTGTGCAGTGATTGTCCACGGTGCCTGGTGGTATGCATCCTGTTACCGATCAAATCTCAATGGTCGCTATGCAGTGTCTGAGGCTGCCGCCCACAAATATGGCATTGACTGGGCCTCAGGCCGTGGTGTGGGCCACCCCTACCGCAGGGTTCGGATGATGCTTCGATAG